The Halobacterium sp. CBA1132 genome has a segment encoding these proteins:
- a CDS encoding RIO1 family regulatory kinase/ATPase yields MSIRQFVRGTVPWESLEAVAREVADRYDQSSVRVTFLETDNWLSTPCVVNDRWFVKVISGQNALVHALFTGARNLGAFSSGREGFFEPFDGPVEMAEHELEATRRLRDLGVNAPEPVEAFEVDGLGVLVLEYLPDFRPLDDLPEADVERYAPELFGALATMHENGVAHGDLRGENVLVYEGELYFIDATNVAEDGLDGARAYDLACALAALEPLVGAQTAVDVALDAYDTGDGARTRADNAAALLDAQDFLSFVQIRPDHAFDAASLTGEIEKAATGPGDAAR; encoded by the coding sequence GTGAGCATCCGCCAGTTCGTCCGCGGGACCGTCCCGTGGGAGTCGTTGGAAGCCGTCGCCCGCGAGGTCGCGGACCGCTACGACCAGTCGTCGGTCCGGGTGACGTTCCTGGAGACGGACAACTGGCTGTCGACGCCCTGCGTCGTCAACGACCGCTGGTTCGTGAAGGTGATTTCGGGCCAGAACGCGCTCGTCCACGCGCTGTTCACGGGTGCGCGGAACCTCGGCGCGTTCTCCAGCGGGCGCGAGGGCTTTTTCGAGCCCTTCGACGGTCCCGTCGAGATGGCCGAACACGAACTCGAAGCCACGCGGCGACTCCGCGACCTCGGCGTGAACGCGCCCGAACCCGTGGAGGCGTTCGAGGTGGACGGCCTCGGCGTGCTCGTCCTCGAATATCTCCCCGACTTCCGCCCGCTGGACGACCTCCCCGAGGCGGACGTCGAGCGGTACGCGCCGGAGTTGTTCGGTGCGCTCGCGACGATGCACGAGAACGGCGTCGCGCACGGCGACCTGCGCGGCGAGAACGTCCTCGTCTACGAGGGCGAACTCTACTTCATCGACGCGACGAACGTCGCCGAGGACGGCCTCGACGGTGCCCGGGCCTACGACCTCGCCTGCGCGCTGGCCGCGCTCGAACCGCTCGTCGGCGCGCAGACCGCCGTCGACGTGGCGCTGGACGCCTACGACACCGGCGACGGCGCGCGGACGCGAGCGGACAACGCCGCGGCGCTGCTGGACGCACAGGACTTCCTGAGTTTCGTCCAGATTCGCCCCGACCACGCCTTCGACGCGGCGTCGCTGACGGGCGAAATCGAGAAGGCGGCTACCGGCCCCGGCGACGCAGCGCGCTGA
- a CDS encoding HEAT repeat domain-containing protein, producing the protein MSDGDEEPEESADAPAPDVDVETLQGRLDDAADALENAETEADLDDAEAVLDGVESDLEAADLPEPDDEDEEDPADEIESRLSELRDDLEAQRGPYAEDVVAAIEDAQSTLESTRWTEQGEEQLQTAVEEYLDDAGEPLDETFDGADEADPEALAAALGEVAEAVGAAGLDADEDAENIEALTEVTEALTAGVEDAQAWDDLSVRQKLRAEGYYDVMGQKHKDFPPEWTALKQWEQRENVDMILLCLEHMGDSEFMERHCLEALKRVASEEALDEVGQRAARRDTLAVEIVGRIGSEDGIEHVIDFIDADGNPDLRTTALKSLGEIGSEETTQDVADQLVADNDSVRSRAARTLGLIGDTRAIAPLTDVLADDDSDTVRASAAWALVQIGTERALEAAAEYADDRAYIVEQEAQKAADALDAGAAEAAA; encoded by the coding sequence ATGAGCGACGGGGACGAGGAACCCGAGGAGTCGGCCGACGCGCCGGCCCCGGACGTGGACGTAGAAACGCTTCAGGGGCGTCTCGACGACGCCGCCGACGCCCTCGAAAACGCCGAGACCGAGGCCGACCTCGACGACGCCGAAGCCGTCCTCGACGGCGTCGAGTCCGACCTCGAAGCGGCGGACCTCCCGGAACCCGACGACGAAGACGAAGAGGACCCCGCCGACGAAATCGAGTCCCGGCTGTCCGAACTCCGCGACGACCTCGAAGCCCAGCGCGGGCCGTACGCCGAGGACGTCGTCGCGGCAATCGAGGACGCCCAGTCCACGCTGGAGTCGACGCGCTGGACCGAACAGGGCGAAGAACAGCTCCAGACCGCCGTCGAGGAGTACCTCGACGACGCCGGCGAGCCCCTCGACGAGACGTTCGACGGCGCTGACGAGGCCGACCCCGAGGCGCTCGCAGCGGCGCTCGGCGAGGTCGCCGAGGCCGTCGGCGCTGCCGGTCTCGACGCCGACGAGGACGCCGAAAACATCGAAGCACTGACTGAAGTGACCGAAGCGCTCACCGCGGGCGTCGAGGACGCCCAAGCGTGGGACGACCTCTCGGTCCGACAGAAGCTCCGCGCGGAAGGCTACTACGACGTGATGGGCCAGAAGCACAAGGACTTCCCGCCGGAGTGGACGGCGCTCAAGCAGTGGGAGCAACGCGAGAACGTCGATATGATTCTGCTCTGCCTCGAACACATGGGCGACTCCGAGTTCATGGAGCGCCACTGCTTGGAGGCGCTCAAGCGCGTCGCCAGCGAGGAAGCCCTCGACGAGGTCGGCCAGCGCGCCGCGCGCCGCGACACGCTCGCGGTCGAAATCGTCGGCCGCATCGGCAGCGAGGACGGCATCGAGCACGTCATCGACTTCATCGACGCCGACGGCAACCCGGACCTCCGCACGACCGCGCTGAAGTCCCTCGGCGAAATCGGCAGCGAGGAGACGACCCAAGACGTCGCCGACCAGCTCGTCGCCGACAACGACAGCGTGCGCAGCCGCGCGGCGCGCACGCTGGGCCTCATCGGTGACACGCGCGCCATCGCGCCGCTGACGGACGTGCTCGCCGACGACGACAGCGACACGGTGCGCGCGTCCGCCGCGTGGGCGCTCGTCCAAATCGGCACCGAGCGCGCGCTCGAAGCCGCCGCCGAGTACGCCGACGACCGCGCGTACATCGTCGAACAGGAGGCCCAGAAGGCCGCCGACGCGCTCGACGCCGGCGCCGCCGAAGCCGCCGCGTAA
- a CDS encoding acyl-CoA dehydrogenase family protein, translating to MDFDLPDEHRMIRDTVREFAEAEIEPIAWDIEEEHRFPAEVFEELADLDMMGVPVSEEYGGLGGDQLMYALVAEELGRVSGSIGLSYAAHVSLASKPIELFGTAEQKERWLRPLAEGEYLGSWALTEPDSGSDASDMDTTAEREGDEYVLNGTKQFITNASVAGSVLVKAVTDPDAGYGGISTFIVDPEEDDGFEVTTEWDKMGLNASPTCEIQFDDCQIPAERLLGEEGEGWEQTKKTLDGGRISIAALSTGLAQGAYEAAKEYAVEREQFGQPISEFDAIRNKLVSMHRKTERARLLTHKAATRYDNGESVTQESALAKLDASEAAREVAEDAVQTLGGYGYTTDFAPQRFFRDAKLMEIGEGTSEIQHLVIGRELGL from the coding sequence ATGGACTTCGACCTTCCCGACGAACACCGGATGATTCGGGACACTGTCAGGGAGTTCGCGGAGGCCGAAATCGAGCCTATCGCGTGGGACATCGAGGAGGAACACCGCTTCCCGGCGGAGGTGTTCGAGGAGCTCGCGGACCTCGACATGATGGGCGTGCCCGTCAGCGAGGAGTACGGCGGGCTCGGCGGCGACCAACTGATGTACGCGCTCGTCGCGGAGGAGCTCGGGCGCGTCTCGGGCTCCATCGGGCTGTCGTACGCCGCGCACGTCTCGCTGGCGTCGAAGCCGATAGAGCTGTTCGGCACGGCCGAGCAGAAGGAACGCTGGCTGCGCCCGCTCGCGGAGGGCGAGTACCTCGGGTCGTGGGCGCTCACCGAACCCGACAGCGGTAGCGACGCCAGCGACATGGACACGACCGCGGAGCGCGAGGGCGACGAGTACGTGCTCAACGGCACGAAGCAGTTCATCACGAACGCCTCCGTCGCGGGCAGCGTGCTCGTGAAGGCCGTCACGGACCCCGACGCGGGCTACGGCGGCATCTCCACGTTCATCGTCGACCCCGAGGAAGACGACGGCTTCGAGGTCACGACCGAGTGGGACAAGATGGGGTTGAACGCCTCCCCGACCTGCGAGATTCAGTTCGACGACTGCCAGATTCCCGCCGAGCGCCTGCTCGGAGAGGAGGGCGAGGGCTGGGAGCAGACGAAGAAGACTCTCGACGGCGGCCGCATCTCCATCGCCGCGCTCTCTACGGGCCTCGCACAGGGCGCCTACGAGGCCGCCAAGGAGTACGCCGTCGAGCGCGAGCAGTTCGGCCAGCCCATCTCGGAGTTCGACGCCATCCGGAACAAGCTCGTCTCCATGCACCGGAAGACCGAGCGCGCCCGCCTCCTCACGCACAAGGCCGCGACGCGCTACGACAACGGCGAATCCGTCACCCAGGAGTCGGCGCTCGCGAAACTCGATGCCAGCGAGGCCGCCCGTGAAGTCGCCGAGGACGCCGTCCAGACGCTCGGCGGCTACGGCTACACCACGGACTTCGCTCCCCAGCGATTCTTCCGCGACGCCAAACTCATGGAGATTGGCGAGGGAACGAGTGAGATACAACACCTCGTCATCGGCCGCGAACTCGGGCTGTAG
- a CDS encoding carbon-nitrogen family hydrolase: MRVALAQIAVEGAAVDANVERAVAAVREAAAEGADLVCLPELFNVGFFAFDSYQRAAEPLDGPSLTAVREAATEENVAVLAGSIVEDLAATAGGPDDEGLANTSVLFDADGERLLAYRKHHLFGYESAEAQLLTPGERVPTTELGGFTAAVTTCYDLRFPELYRELVADGVDLLLVPSAWPYPRVEHWTLLPQARAVENLAYVAAVNGSGEFDDAELLGRSTVYDPWGNAIASTGDHPDIVYADLDPERVATVREGFPALDDRRN, from the coding sequence ATGCGCGTCGCGCTCGCCCAGATTGCCGTCGAGGGCGCCGCCGTGGACGCGAACGTCGAGCGCGCCGTCGCCGCCGTCCGCGAGGCCGCCGCCGAGGGCGCGGACCTCGTCTGCCTGCCCGAACTCTTCAACGTCGGGTTCTTCGCGTTCGACAGCTACCAGCGCGCGGCGGAACCGCTGGACGGCCCGTCGCTGACCGCGGTCCGCGAGGCGGCCACAGAGGAAAACGTCGCCGTGCTCGCGGGCAGCATCGTCGAGGACTTGGCCGCGACGGCCGGCGGCCCCGACGACGAGGGACTGGCGAACACCAGCGTGCTCTTCGACGCCGACGGCGAGCGCCTGCTCGCGTACCGGAAACACCACCTGTTCGGCTACGAGTCCGCGGAAGCCCAACTGTTGACGCCCGGCGAGCGCGTCCCGACCACCGAACTCGGCGGGTTCACGGCCGCGGTGACGACGTGTTACGACCTCCGGTTCCCGGAACTGTACCGCGAACTGGTCGCTGACGGCGTCGACCTCCTGCTCGTGCCGTCGGCGTGGCCGTACCCGCGCGTCGAGCACTGGACGCTCCTGCCGCAGGCGCGCGCCGTCGAGAACCTCGCGTACGTCGCCGCGGTCAACGGCAGCGGCGAGTTCGACGACGCGGAACTGCTCGGGCGCTCGACCGTCTACGACCCGTGGGGGAACGCGATTGCGAGCACGGGCGACCACCCCGACATCGTCTACGCCGACCTCGACCCCGAGCGCGTCGCGACAGTCCGCGAGGGGTTCCCCGCGCTCGATGACCGACGGAACTGA
- a CDS encoding aldehyde dehydrogenase family protein, with protein MTYQHYIDGEWVDGHGTETFESENPATGESLGEFHRGTEADVREAAAAADEAFEEWRELSHIDRAEYLWGIYHELKERHEELGEVVTKECGKEISEGKADVTEAWHMVEWAAGDARHPKGDVVPSEIPSKDAYMRRKPRGVVGCITPWNFPVAIPFWHMAVSLVEGNTVVWKPAEQTPWCGQIIAEMFEASGIPDGVFNMVQGYGDAGAAVVDDDRVDTVLFTGSAEVGHEIAQEVASDSGKLAACEMGGKNGIVITEEADLDIAVHSAVMSSFKTTGQRCVSSERLIVHEGVYDEFKERFVEVAESVAVGDPLDEDTFMGPAIEPEHVEKIREYNDLAREEATNVLVDRANLDDEEIPEGHENGHWVGPFVYEVDYDPSLRCLKEEVFGPHVALVEYSGDIERAVEIHNDTPYGLAGAVISEDYRQINYYRDHAEVGLAYGNLPCIGAEVQLPFGGVKKSGNGYPSAREVIEAVTERTAWTLNNSKEIEMAQGLSADIKTGDD; from the coding sequence ATGACGTACCAGCATTACATCGACGGCGAGTGGGTCGACGGCCACGGGACCGAGACCTTCGAGAGCGAGAACCCCGCGACCGGCGAGTCGCTCGGTGAGTTCCACCGCGGCACCGAAGCCGATGTCCGCGAAGCCGCCGCGGCCGCCGACGAGGCGTTCGAGGAGTGGCGCGAACTCTCCCACATCGACCGCGCGGAGTACCTCTGGGGCATCTACCACGAGCTCAAGGAGCGCCACGAGGAACTCGGCGAAGTCGTCACCAAGGAGTGCGGCAAGGAAATCAGCGAGGGGAAAGCCGACGTCACCGAGGCGTGGCACATGGTCGAGTGGGCGGCCGGCGACGCCCGCCACCCGAAAGGCGACGTGGTGCCCTCCGAGATTCCGAGCAAGGACGCCTACATGCGCCGCAAGCCCCGCGGCGTCGTGGGCTGTATCACGCCGTGGAACTTCCCCGTCGCCATTCCGTTCTGGCACATGGCCGTCTCGCTCGTCGAGGGCAACACCGTCGTCTGGAAGCCCGCCGAGCAGACGCCGTGGTGCGGTCAGATTATCGCGGAGATGTTCGAGGCGTCCGGGATTCCGGACGGCGTGTTCAACATGGTGCAGGGTTACGGCGACGCGGGCGCCGCCGTCGTCGACGACGACCGCGTGGACACGGTGCTGTTCACCGGGTCCGCGGAGGTCGGCCACGAAATCGCACAAGAAGTCGCCAGCGACTCCGGGAAACTCGCGGCCTGCGAGATGGGCGGAAAGAACGGCATCGTCATCACGGAAGAAGCGGACCTCGACATCGCCGTCCACTCGGCAGTGATGAGCTCGTTCAAGACGACCGGCCAGCGCTGCGTCTCTAGCGAGCGCCTCATCGTCCACGAGGGCGTCTACGACGAGTTCAAGGAGCGCTTCGTCGAGGTCGCGGAGTCGGTCGCGGTCGGCGACCCGCTCGACGAGGACACGTTCATGGGCCCCGCTATCGAGCCCGAGCACGTCGAGAAGATTCGGGAGTACAACGACCTCGCTCGCGAGGAGGCGACGAACGTGCTCGTCGACCGCGCGAACCTCGACGACGAGGAAATCCCCGAGGGGCACGAGAACGGCCACTGGGTCGGTCCGTTCGTCTACGAGGTCGACTACGACCCGAGCCTCCGCTGCCTCAAGGAGGAGGTGTTCGGCCCGCACGTCGCGCTCGTGGAGTACTCCGGGGACATCGAGCGCGCCGTCGAGATTCACAACGACACCCCATACGGGCTCGCCGGCGCCGTCATCAGCGAGGACTACCGCCAAATCAACTACTACCGCGACCACGCCGAGGTCGGCCTCGCGTACGGCAACCTCCCCTGCATCGGCGCGGAAGTCCAGTTGCCGTTCGGCGGCGTCAAGAAGTCCGGCAACGGCTACCCGAGCGCTCGCGAGGTCATCGAAGCCGTCACCGAGCGCACCGCGTGGACGCTCAACAACAGCAAAGAAATCGAGATGGCACAGGGCCTCTCCGCGGACATCAAGACCGGCGACGACTGA
- a CDS encoding phospholipase D-like domain-containing protein produces the protein MLARLAVAVLLASATITAVAPNPASDGDAGEFVAVTFDEPTNTTGWTLADSNDAARLPNRTLSGTVALSTQPEVARNRTEYPVVGLTGSLALANGGETVELRAGNHTLSELAYADAPTAERWNGNEWTPLGASSFAPLAAANVSVSAFALPDAAGPPLDVLESAQNRLFLAGYTFTSARATRALVAAAERGVDVRVLVEGGVAGGAPSPEDQRLDALRDAGVDVRVLDGERARYSFHHAKYAVADDRAVVLSENWKPSGSGGHGNRGWGVTVVDPAVADYLAGVFRADIGWPDAKPWRGVRENFTVVDGEPATASYPTRFPPVDARADSVRVLVAPDNARAGVRNLVRSAEESLVVEQASLDRNSAFTNWTLDAARRGVRVRVLLSGKWYARDANRNTTERLNRVAAAEGLNLDARLVEPRSRFEKVHVKGAVVDGERALVGSLNWNEHAATENREVVVVVDDDSVARYFQRAFRADWRGGAWRLPVSLAVVVAIVVAAAAGCVRRVEFGGDSDVGRDGFWQENRER, from the coding sequence GTGCTCGCGCGCCTCGCGGTCGCCGTCCTGCTCGCGTCGGCGACCATCACGGCTGTCGCGCCGAACCCAGCCAGCGACGGCGACGCCGGCGAGTTCGTCGCCGTCACGTTCGACGAACCGACGAACACGACCGGCTGGACGCTCGCCGACAGCAACGACGCCGCGCGACTCCCGAACCGCACGCTCTCGGGAACGGTCGCGCTCTCGACCCAGCCGGAAGTAGCCCGGAACCGCACGGAGTACCCGGTCGTCGGATTGACCGGCTCGCTCGCGCTCGCGAACGGCGGCGAGACGGTCGAACTCCGCGCCGGGAACCACACCCTCAGCGAACTCGCGTACGCGGACGCGCCGACCGCCGAGCGGTGGAACGGGAACGAGTGGACGCCGCTGGGCGCGTCGTCGTTCGCACCGCTCGCCGCCGCGAACGTCTCCGTGTCCGCGTTCGCGCTCCCGGACGCCGCCGGTCCGCCACTCGACGTGCTGGAGTCCGCACAGAACCGCCTCTTCCTCGCAGGCTACACGTTCACGTCCGCTCGCGCCACCCGCGCGCTCGTCGCGGCCGCCGAGCGCGGCGTGGACGTGCGCGTACTCGTGGAGGGCGGCGTCGCCGGCGGCGCACCCAGCCCCGAGGACCAACGACTCGACGCGCTCCGGGATGCTGGTGTCGACGTGCGCGTCCTCGACGGCGAGCGCGCACGCTACAGCTTCCACCACGCGAAGTACGCCGTCGCCGACGACCGCGCGGTCGTGCTCTCGGAGAACTGGAAGCCCTCCGGCAGCGGCGGCCACGGCAACCGCGGGTGGGGCGTCACCGTCGTGGACCCTGCCGTCGCTGATTACCTCGCGGGCGTGTTCCGTGCGGACATTGGCTGGCCGGACGCCAAACCGTGGCGGGGCGTCCGCGAGAACTTCACCGTCGTCGACGGTGAACCGGCGACTGCGTCGTACCCGACGCGGTTCCCGCCGGTCGACGCGCGAGCCGACAGCGTCCGCGTGCTGGTCGCACCCGACAACGCGCGCGCCGGCGTCCGGAACCTCGTCCGGTCAGCCGAGGAGTCGCTGGTCGTCGAACAGGCGAGCCTCGACCGAAACAGCGCGTTCACGAACTGGACGCTCGACGCCGCGCGCCGCGGCGTCCGCGTGCGCGTGTTGCTCTCTGGGAAGTGGTACGCCCGCGACGCCAACCGCAACACCACCGAGCGCTTGAACCGCGTCGCCGCCGCGGAAGGGCTGAATCTCGACGCGCGACTCGTCGAGCCGCGGTCGCGCTTCGAGAAAGTCCACGTCAAGGGCGCCGTCGTGGACGGCGAGCGCGCGCTCGTCGGGAGCCTGAACTGGAACGAGCACGCCGCCACCGAGAACCGCGAAGTCGTGGTCGTCGTCGACGACGACTCGGTCGCGCGCTACTTCCAGCGCGCGTTCCGCGCGGACTGGCGCGGCGGCGCGTGGCGGCTTCCCGTCTCGCTCGCGGTGGTCGTCGCCATTGTCGTAGCCGCCGCTGCGGGCTGTGTTCGACGCGTCGAGTTCGGCGGCGACAGCGACGTCGGCCGCGACGGCTTCTGGCAGGAGAACAGGGAGCGCTGA
- a CDS encoding DHH family phosphoesterase yields MTDASSDDGADRPVVVDLHASCTTQEVESGEYYHATVNGVVDYGVFVDLSEHVSGLVHESTFDGEQDLDVDDDVVVKLTEVRDNGDLSFELATLDDYETVERAHSYDRVDAETVGDRVGETVHVEGEVVQIKQTAGPTIFRVRDETSAVPCTAFEAAGVRAHPVVEVGDLVHVKGDVEEREGTYQVEVTEIDVLEGDEAAEVAGRLDAALAERAEPIDVDPLVDWPALEGMLPELRSVARTLRRAVLEGRPIRMRHHADGDGMAASVPVQYALTQFIEDAHQDADAARHLLKRLPSKAPYYEMEDATRDLNFALEDRARHGQKLPLLLMLDNGSTEEDTPAYKALDNYDIPIVVVDHHHPDPEAVDPLVEEHVNPYLHGEDYRITTGMLCVELARMIYPGLTEELEHVPAVAGLSDRSKADEMGDYLELARDAGYDEEFLQNISEALDYEAYMLRYDPGTQLINDVLNVDGDEERHRELVPFLANRAAEDVAEQLDAASPHVEHERVANGANLYRIDVENHAHRFTYPAPGKTTGEIHDRKVEETGEPVITIGYGPDFAVLRSDGVRLDIPTMVEELNEELPGAGVSGGGHLVVGSIRFVPGMREEVLDALIEKMAEAELDEELHTAPKR; encoded by the coding sequence ATGACTGACGCTTCCTCCGACGACGGGGCCGACCGCCCGGTCGTCGTCGACCTCCACGCCTCGTGTACCACACAGGAGGTCGAATCCGGCGAGTACTACCACGCGACCGTCAACGGCGTCGTCGACTACGGCGTCTTCGTCGACCTCTCCGAGCACGTCTCCGGGCTCGTCCACGAGTCCACGTTCGACGGCGAGCAGGACCTCGACGTCGACGACGACGTCGTCGTGAAGCTCACGGAAGTCCGCGACAACGGCGACCTGAGCTTCGAACTCGCAACCCTCGACGACTACGAAACCGTCGAGCGCGCGCACAGCTACGACCGCGTGGACGCCGAGACGGTCGGTGACCGGGTCGGCGAGACCGTCCACGTCGAGGGCGAAGTCGTCCAAATCAAGCAGACTGCGGGCCCGACCATCTTCCGCGTCCGCGACGAGACCAGCGCCGTGCCGTGTACGGCCTTCGAGGCCGCCGGCGTCCGCGCGCACCCGGTCGTCGAAGTCGGGGACCTCGTCCACGTGAAAGGCGACGTCGAGGAGCGCGAGGGGACCTACCAGGTGGAAGTCACCGAAATCGACGTGCTGGAAGGCGACGAGGCCGCCGAGGTCGCGGGCCGCCTCGACGCCGCGCTCGCCGAGCGCGCCGAACCCATCGACGTCGACCCGCTGGTCGACTGGCCCGCCCTCGAAGGGATGTTGCCGGAACTGCGCTCGGTCGCGCGCACGCTCCGCCGCGCGGTACTGGAAGGCCGCCCGATTCGGATGCGCCACCACGCCGACGGTGACGGGATGGCCGCGAGCGTCCCCGTCCAGTACGCGCTCACGCAGTTCATCGAGGACGCCCACCAGGACGCCGACGCCGCCCGCCACCTCCTCAAGCGCCTCCCGAGCAAGGCGCCGTACTACGAGATGGAGGACGCCACCCGCGACCTCAACTTCGCGCTCGAAGACCGCGCGCGCCACGGGCAGAAGCTCCCGCTGCTGCTCATGCTGGACAACGGCAGCACAGAGGAGGACACGCCCGCGTACAAGGCGCTTGACAACTACGACATCCCCATCGTCGTCGTCGACCACCACCACCCCGACCCCGAGGCCGTCGACCCGCTCGTCGAGGAGCACGTCAACCCCTACCTCCACGGCGAGGACTACCGCATCACCACGGGGATGCTGTGCGTCGAACTCGCGCGCATGATTTACCCCGGTCTCACCGAGGAACTCGAACACGTCCCCGCGGTCGCCGGCCTCTCGGACCGCTCGAAGGCCGACGAGATGGGCGACTACCTCGAACTCGCGCGCGACGCGGGCTACGACGAGGAGTTCCTCCAGAACATCAGCGAGGCGCTGGACTACGAGGCGTACATGCTGCGCTACGACCCCGGCACGCAGCTCATCAACGACGTGCTGAACGTCGACGGCGACGAGGAGCGCCACCGCGAACTCGTGCCGTTCCTCGCGAACCGCGCCGCCGAGGACGTCGCCGAGCAGCTCGACGCGGCGTCCCCGCACGTCGAACACGAGCGCGTCGCGAACGGCGCGAACCTCTACCGCATCGACGTGGAGAACCACGCCCACCGGTTCACGTACCCCGCGCCGGGGAAGACCACGGGCGAAATCCACGACCGGAAAGTCGAGGAGACGGGCGAACCCGTCATCACAATCGGCTACGGCCCGGACTTCGCGGTCCTCCGCAGCGACGGCGTGCGCCTCGACATCCCGACGATGGTCGAGGAACTCAACGAGGAACTGCCGGGCGCGGGCGTCTCCGGCGGCGGCCACCTCGTCGTCGGCTCCATCCGCTTCGTTCCCGGGATGCGCGAGGAAGTGCTGGACGCCCTCATCGAGAAGATGGCGGAAGCCGAACTCGACGAGGAACTCCACACGGCGCCCAAGCGGTAG
- a CDS encoding adenylyltransferase/cytidyltransferase family protein has protein sequence MRRVVAQGTFDLIHPGHIHYLEDAAAMGDELHVIVARRENVTHKEPPVLPNRQRRDVVAALDAVDHARVGHDSDIFAPIEDIDPDVIALGFDQHHDDDAIEAELADRGVDCEVERASAREKRYDDEVLSTGDIVDRILDQRG, from the coding sequence GTGAGACGAGTCGTCGCGCAGGGGACCTTCGACCTGATTCACCCCGGCCACATTCACTACCTGGAGGACGCTGCCGCGATGGGTGACGAACTGCACGTCATCGTCGCGCGCCGCGAGAACGTCACCCACAAGGAACCGCCGGTGCTCCCGAACCGCCAGCGCCGCGACGTCGTCGCCGCCCTCGACGCCGTCGACCACGCCCGCGTCGGCCACGACTCGGATATCTTCGCCCCCATCGAGGACATCGACCCGGACGTCATCGCGCTCGGCTTCGACCAGCACCACGACGACGACGCCATCGAAGCCGAACTCGCGGACCGCGGCGTCGACTGTGAAGTCGAGCGTGCGTCCGCTCGCGAGAAGCGCTACGACGACGAAGTACTGTCTACGGGCGACATCGTCGACCGGATTCTCGACCAGCGCGGCTAG
- a CDS encoding Mov34/MPN/PAD-1 family protein codes for MLFGGRPDVVGIAREALEFAMEAAEDSHPNEYLGLLRATPAKEFDEGPDDGYVVTDVLMVPGTETNPVSATFNSSQVPNDMRTVGSVHSHPNGVLAPSDADRATFGKGSVHVILGAPYDPNSWRAFDNEGEPRNLDVYDVPLPEPESFFDFTQEDIDEEL; via the coding sequence ATGCTGTTCGGAGGGCGTCCCGACGTCGTCGGCATCGCACGGGAAGCCCTAGAGTTCGCGATGGAGGCCGCCGAGGACAGCCATCCCAACGAGTACCTCGGCCTGCTGCGCGCGACGCCCGCCAAGGAGTTCGACGAGGGCCCCGACGACGGCTACGTCGTCACGGACGTGTTGATGGTGCCGGGCACCGAGACCAACCCCGTGAGCGCGACGTTCAACTCCAGTCAAGTCCCCAACGACATGCGCACCGTGGGGAGTGTTCACTCCCACCCCAACGGCGTGCTCGCGCCCTCGGACGCGGACCGCGCGACGTTCGGCAAGGGGAGCGTTCACGTCATCCTCGGCGCGCCCTACGACCCGAACTCGTGGCGCGCGTTCGACAACGAGGGCGAACCTCGGAACCTCGACGTCTACGACGTCCCGCTCCCCGAACCCGAATCGTTTTTCGACTTCACGCAGGAAGACATCGACGAGGAACTGTGA
- a CDS encoding CoxG family protein, which translates to MTVRVERTFEVSVSPEDVWAFISDPEKRAGAISVVDSYDHEGETTTWHVRLPIPVVRSTIPVETRDVDVEPPRYVKFVGQSRIFDVTGEHEVEAADGGSRVTNRFVVDGKVPGVETFFERNLDDELDGLQAALEADA; encoded by the coding sequence ATGACAGTTCGGGTCGAGCGAACGTTCGAGGTGTCGGTCTCTCCGGAGGACGTGTGGGCGTTCATCTCCGACCCCGAGAAGCGCGCCGGTGCCATCAGCGTCGTCGACAGCTACGACCACGAGGGCGAGACGACGACGTGGCACGTCCGCCTCCCGATTCCCGTGGTTCGGAGCACGATTCCGGTCGAAACTCGGGATGTCGACGTCGAACCGCCGCGGTACGTGAAGTTCGTGGGGCAGTCCCGCATCTTCGACGTTACGGGCGAGCACGAGGTCGAGGCCGCGGACGGCGGTTCCCGCGTGACCAATCGCTTCGTCGTCGACGGCAAAGTGCCGGGCGTGGAGACGTTCTTCGAGCGCAACCTGGACGACGAACTCGACGGCCTCCAAGCGGCGCTGGAGGCGGACGCCTGA